One uncultured Methanobrevibacter sp. genomic window carries:
- a CDS encoding adhesin — protein sequence MNTENMAYISIIIGALIVLFVISIYAISYSQEKTNLEIVSDSNLHNGDSFNLKLSDAYNRPINNKSIEIIVTDAIGEKNCFNVTTNNIGESSFGMNVTPGVYSFECIFSGDNSYKYSSVSQNISVCDY from the coding sequence ATGAATACAGAGAATATGGCATATATTTCAATTATTATTGGAGCATTAATTGTATTGTTTGTTATTTCAATTTATGCTATAAGTTATTCTCAGGAAAAAACAAATTTGGAGATTGTTTCTGATTCAAATTTGCATAATGGTGATTCATTTAATTTAAAATTAAGTGATGCTTATAATAGGCCAATTAATAACAAATCAATTGAAATTATTGTAACTGATGCAATAGGTGAAAAAAACTGTTTTAATGTTACAACAAATAATATTGGTGAAAGTAGCTTTGGAATGAATGTTACTCCCGGTGTTTATTCATTTGAATGTATATTTTCAGGAGATAATAGTTATAAGTATTCTAGTGTTTCACAAAATATTTCAGTTTGTGATTACTAG
- a CDS encoding 30S ribosomal protein S8e — protein MAISQGKSTRLPSGARNVANRGKRKAELGRDPAETRVDEKRLKKIRTRGGNEKLRLATANKMNLTDPATGKSQVVDVLGVIENSANPNYVRRNIITKGAIVETPEGNAKVTSRPGQDGVLNGILI, from the coding sequence ATGGCAATTTCTCAAGGAAAATCAACAAGATTACCATCTGGTGCAAGGAATGTTGCAAACCGTGGAAAAAGGAAAGCTGAATTAGGTAGAGACCCAGCTGAAACTAGGGTAGATGAAAAAAGATTGAAAAAAATCAGAACTCGTGGTGGAAATGAAAAACTCAGATTAGCTACTGCTAATAAAATGAATTTAACTGATCCTGCTACTGGTAAATCTCAAGTTGTAGATGTTTTAGGTGTAATTGAAAACTCTGCAAACCCAAACTACGTAAGAAGGAACATCATTACTAAAGGTGCTATTGTAGAAACTCCTGAAGGTAATGCTAAAGTAACATCTAGACCTGGTCAAGATGGTGTACTTAACGGAATTTTAATTTAA
- the hypE gene encoding hydrogenase expression/formation protein HypE, whose amino-acid sequence MSEDKISMNHGAGGEVMANLISKAVLENITKKSVNGGISLDALDDGATIPIGDYEIVVTTDGHTIDPLFFPGGDIGRISAAGTINDVSVMGAKPLAISNAIIMQEGFPVDDLDKIMKSLNKTCEEVDVAVITGDTKVMEQGKIDGIVMVTTGIGIAKKGEVVRDSTLEVGDKIIVTGSLGDHGMSLMSFREGFGFETDLKSDVAPMWNVIKKALDVGGVTAMKDPTRGGFANAINEMASKSGNGVLLKQDAIPIKKEVHAVSEMLGIDPFEVANEGKVVMGVKADKAESVLEAIKTEEYGKDAAIIGEVVEGDYVVVETPIGGERILEAPIADPVPRVC is encoded by the coding sequence ATGTCAGAAGATAAAATTAGTATGAATCATGGTGCTGGTGGAGAGGTAATGGCTAATTTAATCTCCAAAGCTGTTTTAGAAAATATCACTAAAAAAAGTGTTAATGGTGGTATTAGTTTAGATGCTTTAGATGATGGTGCAACTATTCCTATAGGTGATTATGAGATTGTTGTAACTACTGATGGCCATACTATTGATCCTTTATTCTTCCCTGGTGGAGATATTGGTAGAATTTCTGCAGCGGGAACTATTAATGATGTTTCTGTTATGGGTGCTAAACCACTAGCTATTTCTAATGCAATTATTATGCAAGAAGGTTTTCCTGTTGATGATTTAGATAAAATAATGAAATCTTTAAATAAAACATGTGAAGAAGTTGATGTTGCAGTTATTACTGGTGATACTAAGGTAATGGAGCAAGGAAAGATTGATGGTATTGTAATGGTAACAACAGGTATTGGTATTGCTAAAAAAGGAGAAGTTGTTCGTGATTCTACTTTAGAAGTTGGTGATAAAATTATTGTTACAGGTTCTTTAGGTGATCATGGGATGAGTCTCATGTCATTTAGGGAAGGTTTTGGTTTTGAGACTGATTTAAAATCTGATGTAGCTCCAATGTGGAATGTTATCAAAAAAGCACTTGATGTAGGAGGAGTAACAGCTATGAAAGATCCTACTCGTGGGGGTTTTGCAAATGCCATTAATGAAATGGCTTCAAAATCTGGAAATGGTGTTTTACTTAAACAGGATGCAATTCCAATCAAAAAAGAAGTTCATGCTGTTTCTGAAATGTTAGGTATTGATCCATTTGAAGTAGCTAATGAAGGAAAAGTTGTTATGGGTGTTAAAGCAGATAAAGCTGAATCAGTTCTTGAAGCAATTAAAACAGAGGAATATGGAAAAGATGCAGCTATTATTGGGGAAGTTGTTGAAGGGGATTATGTTGTTGTTGAAACACCTATTGGTGGTGAAAGAATACTTGAAGCTCCAATAGCTGATCCAGTTCCAAGAGTTTGTTAA
- a CDS encoding RDD family protein, translated as MASLFTRRIIAYFADFFVVSAFMWIVSFVLYMVVNPYSMNSIYYYFPFVVPVLILVYFIVCEKCKGATVGKALLYLQVRSNNGEYISWTQAFVRNLTKIYWVPIIFDWAIGKILGKNDRILNSITKTRVFDELR; from the coding sequence ATGGCAAGTTTATTTACACGAAGAATTATAGCATATTTTGCTGATTTTTTTGTAGTTTCAGCATTTATGTGGATTGTATCTTTTGTGTTGTATATGGTGGTGAATCCATATAGTATGAATTCTATTTATTATTATTTTCCATTTGTTGTGCCTGTATTAATATTGGTGTATTTTATTGTATGTGAAAAATGTAAAGGAGCTACTGTGGGTAAAGCTTTATTATATCTGCAAGTTAGGTCTAATAATGGTGAATATATTTCATGGACACAAGCTTTTGTACGTAACTTAACTAAAATATATTGGGTTCCAATAATTTTTGATTGGGCTATAGGTAAAATATTAGGTAAAAATGATAGAATTTTAAATTCAATAACTAAAACAAGAGTTTTTGATGAATTAAGATAA
- a CDS encoding thermonuclease family protein — translation MDNEVAAAPSQGTLNIEDSKTHEVRSVHYEASGKCYKVVDGDTIWVDGIGKIRFVQVNTPEKGEDGYQEAKDYVKEKCLGKTVYLDIDDKKHYDKYNRTLAIVYTENQDINRELLHENLAEIMYIPPSEFAKGSI, via the coding sequence ATAGATAATGAAGTAGCAGCAGCTCCATCACAAGGAACACTTAATATTGAGGACTCTAAAACACATGAAGTAAGAAGTGTACACTATGAAGCTAGTGGAAAATGTTATAAAGTAGTAGATGGAGACACAATCTGGGTAGATGGTATTGGAAAAATCAGATTTGTACAAGTAAACACTCCCGAAAAAGGGGAAGATGGATACCAAGAAGCTAAAGATTATGTTAAAGAAAAATGTCTTGGAAAAACTGTTTACTTAGACATTGATGATAAAAAACACTACGATAAATACAATAGAACATTAGCTATTGTTTATACTGAAAATCAAGATATAAATAGAGAACTATTACATGAAAATTTAGCTGAAATTATGTACATACCTCCAAGCGAATTTGCTAAAGGCAGTATATAA
- a CDS encoding PD-(D/E)XK nuclease family protein, protein MENKIITDLDKDWDIKYHPDIKGVQIIDGKNNFPISWLNQQGYCEYQLYLQYFQGIKVGETEAMSKGTKVHNQLEEKFQKTATPSTFQEVLDLSKTQKILTREMFVIAPQEGIRGFIDEIWMTPEEFIIIDDKPGNRAYNSTINQVRAYCLAFKNMINDNRKIVGALRQRGTDNIFWSEEFDEDAEKSIKFLIERMNGLFNGEKPFIKTKNTNKCKHCRFQSYCIHD, encoded by the coding sequence ATGGAAAACAAAATTATCACTGATTTAGATAAAGACTGGGATATTAAATATCATCCTGACATCAAAGGTGTTCAAATTATTGATGGTAAAAACAATTTCCCTATTAGCTGGTTAAATCAACAAGGATATTGTGAGTATCAGCTATATCTTCAGTACTTCCAAGGAATAAAAGTTGGAGAAACTGAAGCCATGAGTAAAGGAACTAAAGTTCATAATCAGTTAGAAGAAAAATTTCAAAAAACAGCAACACCCTCAACATTTCAGGAAGTACTTGATCTTTCAAAAACACAAAAAATATTAACTAGAGAAATGTTTGTAATTGCACCTCAAGAAGGAATCAGAGGATTTATAGATGAAATATGGATGACACCTGAAGAATTTATAATAATTGATGACAAACCTGGAAATAGAGCCTACAATTCAACAATAAACCAAGTTAGAGCTTACTGTCTCGCATTTAAAAATATGATAAATGATAATAGAAAAATTGTAGGTGCTCTAAGACAACGGGGAACAGACAACATTTTTTGGAGTGAAGAATTTGATGAAGATGCAGAAAAATCAATTAAATTTCTAATTGAGAGAATGAATGGATTATTTAATGGAGAAAAACCATTTATAAAAACAAAAAATACCAATAAATGTAAACACTGCAGGTTTCAGAGTTACTGTATACACGATTAA
- a CDS encoding radical SAM/SPASM domain-containing protein, with product MIFTKNDDINNEDIANKVKTFENIVGSALVQKLIQATTDECKKCGANRLEVAIDYYLGKRKDICLKCRLLVPIIKMVIGNSIDIFGISEKELIEMMQDSYWTKGLVSVIKGLGILGIKKPFIPAAPLQVQWDLTQSNLSFDEIHNGIDKLADFGVAHITFIGNIESTFIKHACDRGIYPCLATNGFNLDKIDKYVESGLKFVDISLESIIPVKHDEIMGMHNSWQNAVDSIKKYNEKDIYVEVSTKVNKNNILEIPQLIEFLKELGVGWYKLDVVTSDLTCNQRLELFKLIYMENINENMQILVNDPQFGDITTNIQCNNVNIIPTHFFNLNYTESSMKELGNYIGSCGAGRFYLALNGNGDILPCEYFQDFKIANINDDLSDVWLNNEILLKFRNRNLLKGKCGNCESKYICGGCRLRAFVNDGDFLETDDDCLKELKEVLLN from the coding sequence ATGATTTTTACTAAAAATGATGATATAAATAATGAAGATATTGCAAATAAAGTAAAAACATTTGAAAATATTGTGGGTAGTGCTCTAGTTCAAAAATTAATTCAAGCAACAACTGATGAATGTAAAAAATGTGGTGCTAATCGTTTAGAAGTTGCTATTGATTATTATTTAGGTAAAAGAAAAGATATTTGTTTAAAATGCAGATTATTAGTTCCAATAATTAAAATGGTAATTGGAAATAGTATTGATATATTTGGGATCTCTGAAAAAGAATTAATTGAAATGATGCAGGATTCTTATTGGACTAAAGGATTAGTAAGTGTAATCAAAGGCTTGGGAATTTTAGGAATTAAAAAACCATTTATTCCAGCTGCACCTCTTCAAGTTCAATGGGATTTAACACAAAGTAATTTATCTTTTGATGAAATTCATAATGGAATAGATAAATTAGCTGATTTTGGAGTTGCACATATTACATTTATTGGAAATATTGAATCAACATTTATTAAACATGCTTGTGATAGGGGAATTTATCCTTGTTTAGCTACTAATGGGTTTAACTTAGATAAAATTGATAAATATGTTGAATCGGGTCTTAAATTTGTAGATATTTCTTTAGAAAGTATTATTCCAGTTAAACATGATGAAATAATGGGAATGCATAATTCTTGGCAAAATGCAGTTGATTCAATTAAAAAATACAATGAAAAAGATATTTATGTTGAAGTTTCAACAAAAGTAAATAAAAATAATATTTTGGAAATTCCACAATTAATTGAATTTTTAAAAGAATTAGGTGTTGGCTGGTATAAATTAGATGTAGTTACCTCTGATTTAACATGCAATCAGAGATTAGAATTATTTAAATTAATTTACATGGAAAATATTAATGAAAACATGCAAATATTAGTTAACGATCCTCAATTTGGAGATATTACAACAAATATCCAATGTAATAATGTTAATATAATTCCAACTCATTTTTTTAATTTAAATTATACAGAAAGTTCAATGAAGGAACTTGGAAATTATATTGGTAGCTGTGGTGCTGGAAGATTTTATTTGGCATTAAATGGAAATGGGGATATTTTACCTTGTGAATATTTTCAGGACTTTAAAATAGCTAATATAAATGATGATTTAAGTGATGTATGGTTAAATAATGAAATTTTATTAAAATTTAGAAATAGGAATCTTTTAAAAGGTAAATGTGGAAATTGTGAATCAAAATATATTTGTGGAGGATGTAGACTTAGAGCATTTGTTAATGATGGTGATTTTTTAGAAACTGATGATGATTGTTTAAAAGAGCTTAAGGAAGTTCTTTTAAATTAA
- a CDS encoding DEAD/DEAH box helicase — protein MSNITFDDFEILAEIKKSIREMGFEEPSPIQELTIPEALKGIDIIGQAQTGTGKTLAFTVPLLQKIFIPDNSPQAIVLCPTRELCIQVAGEIGKIGSHMKKLKILPVYGGQPIGRQIRVLNKGVHVVIGTPGRVLDHIERKTLDLKGISTVVLDEADEMLDMGFREDIEKILRHTPKQRQTLLFSATMPSEIKRITKFYQKKPKHLKVAQNQMTVPEITQYYFETREKDKLENLTRLIDVYDVNLGLVFCNTKKRVDWVAKNLRNRGYAAEGIHGDMNQKSRDKVMRKFRNGNIEILIATDVAARGIDVPNVEIVVNYDVPQNPEYYVHRIGRTGRAGNMGYAFTFVAGKEIYSLRTIKKVTKSKIKQRKIPSYKEMENIKNTQLMNSVKNSIEKDNLEKYVSLVEKAMEDDFDSVDIAAALFKMVKEN, from the coding sequence ATGAGTAATATAACATTTGATGATTTTGAGATTTTAGCAGAAATTAAAAAATCAATAAGAGAAATGGGTTTTGAAGAGCCAAGCCCAATACAAGAATTAACTATCCCTGAAGCTCTTAAAGGGATTGATATAATAGGACAGGCACAAACAGGTACTGGAAAAACATTAGCTTTCACTGTTCCATTACTTCAAAAGATTTTCATACCGGATAATTCTCCTCAAGCTATTGTATTGTGTCCAACAAGGGAATTATGTATTCAAGTAGCTGGTGAAATTGGTAAAATAGGTTCACACATGAAAAAACTTAAAATTTTACCAGTTTATGGTGGTCAACCGATTGGAAGGCAAATTAGGGTGTTGAATAAAGGGGTTCATGTAGTTATTGGAACTCCAGGTCGTGTTTTAGATCATATTGAAAGAAAAACTTTAGATTTAAAAGGAATTTCAACTGTTGTGTTAGATGAAGCAGATGAAATGTTGGATATGGGTTTCAGAGAAGATATTGAAAAAATATTGAGACACACTCCAAAACAAAGACAAACTTTGCTTTTTTCAGCTACAATGCCTAGTGAGATTAAAAGAATCACTAAATTTTATCAAAAAAAGCCTAAACATTTAAAAGTAGCTCAAAATCAAATGACTGTTCCTGAGATAACTCAATATTATTTTGAAACAAGAGAAAAAGATAAACTTGAAAATTTAACTCGTTTAATTGATGTTTATGATGTTAATTTAGGTTTAGTATTTTGTAATACTAAAAAAAGAGTTGATTGGGTTGCTAAAAATTTAAGAAATAGGGGTTATGCTGCTGAGGGTATTCATGGAGATATGAATCAAAAGTCTCGTGATAAGGTTATGAGAAAATTCCGTAATGGGAATATTGAGATATTAATAGCTACTGATGTTGCTGCTCGTGGAATTGATGTACCTAATGTTGAAATAGTTGTTAACTATGATGTTCCTCAAAATCCTGAGTACTATGTTCATAGGATTGGAAGAACTGGTAGGGCAGGTAATATGGGTTATGCATTTACTTTTGTTGCAGGCAAAGAAATTTATAGTTTAAGAACTATTAAAAAAGTAACAAAATCTAAAATTAAACAAAGGAAAATTCCATCATATAAAGAAATGGAAAATATTAAAAATACTCAGCTAATGAATTCTGTTAAAAATTCTATAGAAAAAGATAATTTAGAAAAATATGTAAGTTTGGTTGAAAAAGCAATGGAAGATGATTTTGATTCTGTGGATATAGCTGCTGCTTTGTTTAAAATGGTTAAGGAAAATTAA
- a CDS encoding winged helix-turn-helix transcriptional regulator: protein MKAFKKRGALTHFQILSEISKQNPHLKQKDLAETLGITIQAVSENIKTLIENEYITSKDGRSPYKITQKGIDKVKRDAISLRKYSDSVLETMNHYKTIWPAIAKENLKKDEIVGLYMDSGVLYAHKKEEDATGVVLEDADEGCDVALSNLTGLINMTVGEAVVINLPTIKEGGSNKADLELIKTIYERGTTNGKKIDRVAIAGTVSRAVANMLDLPVTIEYAAPQATANAARKGLNVLALCVGDMTKSFTRELEDQKIKFDIIDGGK from the coding sequence ATGAAAGCATTTAAAAAAAGAGGTGCCTTAACACATTTTCAAATTTTAAGTGAAATCTCAAAACAAAACCCTCACCTTAAACAAAAAGATTTAGCAGAAACCTTAGGAATCACTATCCAAGCTGTTTCAGAAAATATCAAAACACTTATTGAAAACGAATATATTACATCAAAAGATGGGAGATCACCATATAAAATAACTCAAAAAGGTATTGATAAAGTTAAAAGAGATGCTATTTCTCTTAGAAAATATTCTGATTCTGTTTTAGAAACCATGAATCATTATAAAACTATATGGCCAGCTATTGCAAAAGAAAATCTTAAAAAAGATGAAATTGTTGGTCTTTATATGGATTCTGGAGTTTTATATGCTCATAAAAAAGAAGAAGATGCAACAGGAGTTGTTTTAGAGGATGCTGATGAAGGCTGTGATGTAGCATTATCTAATCTTACTGGTTTAATTAATATGACTGTTGGTGAGGCTGTTGTTATTAATCTACCAACGATTAAAGAAGGTGGATCTAATAAAGCCGACTTAGAATTAATTAAAACTATTTATGAACGTGGAACAACCAATGGTAAAAAAATAGACAGAGTAGCTATTGCTGGAACTGTTTCAAGAGCAGTAGCTAATATGTTAGATCTCCCAGTTACTATTGAATATGCAGCACCACAAGCTACAGCAAATGCTGCCCGTAAAGGATTAAATGTTTTAGCATTATGTGTTGGAGACATGACTAAGTCATTCACACGTGAACTTGAAGATCAAAAAATAAAATTTGATATAATTGATGGGGGAAAATGA
- a CDS encoding DHH family phosphoesterase codes for MMEIPEGMQEQFLKAKQLIEKNDDIKIYTHTDCDGICSGAILSIILDRLNKNYEIEFVNLDEIENLNLNHQLTIFSDLGSGQGVDKNAKENQKILILDHHPPLRDRNYNKDKSYTYLEINPLFYGIDGSYYICGGGLCYFLAKTFGFKDLSWIGILAAIGDMQNNKSGHFEGLNEIIQEDAINEGLLKVTKNDLNIYGRSTRPLYVALSYFSDVKLPITNNQQEAKAVLEKLGVDEKHNRKTLSEVTPEDKTEIKKFLVTMISKRVPLKYLKHVPKLIIGDAYTFLNEEEGSFLRDGCEFSTAMNACGRNREESVGVDILKGDRLVALDELEEISKTHKYNLATSISKVADNYHSEIIELNNFQYFDCNDFDEDIASNIIGTITGMVLGYCNWKKPILGFSKPKDNQIKISLRCSKLLAYDGIHFGNIIREIANEVGGTGGGHAIACGAYIPTEKKSEFLEKFNQKLEGKIET; via the coding sequence ATGATGGAAATACCCGAAGGAATGCAAGAGCAGTTTCTTAAAGCTAAACAGTTAATAGAGAAAAATGATGATATTAAAATCTATACTCATACTGACTGTGATGGAATCTGCTCTGGTGCAATTCTATCTATAATATTAGACAGATTAAATAAAAATTATGAAATTGAATTTGTTAACTTAGATGAAATAGAAAATTTAAACTTAAATCACCAACTAACCATTTTTTCTGATTTAGGTTCTGGTCAAGGAGTTGACAAAAATGCAAAAGAAAATCAGAAGATTTTAATTTTAGACCACCACCCCCCATTAAGAGATAGGAATTATAATAAAGACAAATCTTACACATATCTTGAAATCAATCCTTTATTTTATGGTATTGATGGATCTTACTATATTTGTGGTGGTGGATTATGCTATTTTTTAGCTAAAACATTTGGTTTTAAAGATTTAAGTTGGATTGGAATTTTAGCAGCTATCGGAGATATGCAAAACAACAAAAGTGGACACTTTGAAGGTTTAAATGAAATTATCCAAGAAGATGCTATTAATGAAGGTCTTTTAAAAGTAACTAAAAATGATTTAAACATTTATGGGCGTAGTACCAGACCATTATATGTTGCTTTATCTTATTTTAGTGATGTTAAGTTACCAATAACTAATAATCAGCAAGAAGCTAAAGCAGTTTTAGAAAAACTTGGTGTTGATGAAAAACACAATAGAAAAACATTATCTGAAGTTACACCAGAAGATAAAACCGAAATAAAAAAATTTTTAGTAACTATGATTTCTAAAAGAGTTCCTCTTAAATATCTTAAACATGTTCCAAAATTAATTATTGGAGATGCATACACATTTTTAAATGAAGAAGAAGGTAGTTTTTTAAGAGATGGTTGCGAGTTTTCAACAGCTATGAATGCTTGTGGTAGAAATCGTGAAGAATCTGTTGGAGTAGATATTCTTAAAGGAGATAGGCTTGTTGCTCTAGATGAATTAGAAGAAATTAGTAAAACACATAAATATAACTTAGCTACATCTATTAGTAAAGTTGCTGACAATTATCATTCAGAAATTATTGAATTGAATAATTTCCAATATTTTGATTGTAATGATTTTGATGAAGATATTGCCTCCAATATCATAGGGACAATAACAGGAATGGTTTTAGGTTACTGTAATTGGAAAAAACCTATTTTAGGATTTAGTAAACCTAAAGACAATCAAATTAAAATATCACTTAGATGTTCTAAACTTCTTGCTTACGATGGAATCCACTTTGGTAATATTATTCGTGAAATTGCTAATGAAGTTGGAGGTACAGGTGGAGGCCATGCCATCGCTTGTGGAGCATACATTCCAACTGAAAAAAAATCAGAATTTCTTGAAAAATTTAATCAAAAGTTAGAAGGAAAAATAGAAACTTAA
- a CDS encoding signal recognition particle subunit SRP19/SEC65 family protein, producing MITVWPQYLDKNLSLSEGRKVSKEIAVAQPSLQDIEKALKRLNLSHSTQKERSYPGKWYEKSGRILVESDKPKLELLKEISLKLQEIKQ from the coding sequence ATGATTACAGTATGGCCACAATACTTAGATAAAAATTTATCATTAAGTGAAGGTAGAAAAGTATCAAAAGAAATTGCTGTAGCTCAGCCAAGTTTACAAGATATTGAAAAAGCTTTAAAAAGATTAAATTTATCCCATAGCACTCAAAAAGAAAGATCATATCCCGGTAAATGGTATGAAAAATCTGGCAGAATTTTAGTTGAAAGTGATAAACCTAAATTAGAACTTTTAAAAGAAATTAGTTTAAAACTACAGGAAATAAAACAATGA
- the glf gene encoding UDP-galactopyranose mutase gives MKYVIVGAGLSGLTIAERIANELNEEVLIIEKRNHIGGNIYDFYDEGLLIQKYGPHIFHTNEKIVYDYLSNFTEWLDYEHHVLSNVDGKLVPMPICIDTLNALYDLDLDEESMKKWIDKHKEDINEIKSSEDVVLKNAGRDIYNKLFKNYTEKQWGTSAANLDSSVISRIPFRFNHDTRYFEDTYQGMPKEGFTKMCEKMIDNDKIKVVLNTDYKDYLKDIEYETLIYTGPIDYFYNYKYGELLYRCLNFVYDILDEDSYQEVGVVNYPNHPYFTRITEFKKLTMQDIKGKTAIMKEYPGFNGELCYPYPTQEYLDKFHQYQKEMEKEEKVIFAGRLAQYKYYNMDLVVKNALEIFETQIK, from the coding sequence ATGAAATATGTGATTGTTGGAGCTGGTCTTTCTGGTTTAACAATAGCTGAAAGAATAGCTAATGAACTTAATGAAGAAGTTTTAATTATTGAAAAAAGAAATCATATTGGTGGAAATATTTATGATTTCTATGATGAAGGTCTTTTAATACAAAAATATGGGCCTCATATCTTCCATACAAATGAAAAAATAGTTTATGATTATCTTTCCAACTTTACAGAATGGTTAGATTATGAACATCATGTTTTGAGTAATGTTGATGGTAAATTAGTGCCAATGCCTATTTGCATTGATACATTAAATGCATTATATGACCTTGATTTAGATGAAGAATCTATGAAAAAATGGATTGACAAACATAAAGAAGATATAAACGAAATTAAATCAAGTGAAGATGTTGTTTTAAAAAATGCTGGTCGTGACATTTATAATAAACTTTTTAAAAATTATACTGAAAAACAATGGGGAACATCAGCAGCTAATTTAGATTCTTCGGTAATTTCAAGAATTCCTTTTAGGTTTAATCATGATACAAGATATTTTGAAGATACTTATCAAGGAATGCCAAAAGAAGGTTTCACTAAAATGTGTGAAAAGATGATTGATAATGATAAAATTAAAGTTGTTTTAAATACAGATTATAAAGATTATTTAAAAGATATTGAATATGAAACTTTAATTTATACAGGCCCTATTGATTACTTCTACAATTACAAATATGGAGAATTATTGTACAGGTGTTTAAACTTTGTATATGATATTTTAGATGAAGATTCATATCAAGAAGTTGGTGTTGTTAATTATCCAAATCATCCTTACTTTACACGTATTACTGAGTTTAAAAAATTAACTATGCAGGATATTAAAGGTAAAACTGCAATTATGAAAGAGTATCCTGGATTTAATGGAGAATTATGTTATCCATATCCGACTCAAGAATATTTAGATAAATTCCATCAGTATCAAAAGGAAATGGAAAAAGAAGAAAAAGTAATATTTGCTGGACGTTTAGCACAATATAAATATTATAATATGGATTTAGTTGTTAAAAATGCTTTAGAAATATTTGAAACACAAATAAAATAG
- a CDS encoding glycosyltransferase family 2 protein produces the protein MEDKISIILPIFNVGPHLRGGIDSLINQTIGNENLEIIMVDDCSTDESGKIIDEYDEKYDCCKAIHLEKNTGAANGPRNRGIEECSGDYIMFLDPDDRYTLDACEVLYDAVTKYDADMAFGRFRRIYTYGETVQKSYSPYLDDLESAYPDETFETANHLNVPDYVWDHVLEHVLYGKTIQGKYQRNEPVDVIHVKNIKEEPDLLKMAPSVWSKIFKRELIMDKNIRYQPFVSGDDLAFTLETLLKANGIVYLNNFMCYDYYVRDLPDDKSITNNVNVRFLGDLMDSYIYARQCTERFSKDIQTISVNPHLIYWMHTWKNSPFTKDENKLLLSKVEKLKKIHKSDLKTKMLLSSMTTAIESAIKIHKE, from the coding sequence ATGGAAGATAAAATAAGTATTATTTTACCTATTTTTAATGTTGGTCCTCATTTAAGAGGAGGAATTGATTCTTTAATCAATCAAACTATAGGAAATGAAAATTTAGAAATCATTATGGTAGATGATTGTTCTACTGATGAAAGTGGAAAAATCATTGATGAATATGATGAAAAATATGATTGTTGTAAAGCTATTCACTTAGAGAAAAATACTGGTGCAGCTAACGGACCTCGTAATAGAGGTATTGAAGAGTGTAGTGGGGATTATATTATGTTTTTAGATCCTGATGACAGATACACTTTAGATGCTTGTGAAGTATTATATGATGCGGTAACTAAATATGATGCAGATATGGCTTTTGGTAGGTTTAGAAGAATTTATACTTATGGTGAAACTGTTCAAAAATCATATTCTCCTTATTTAGATGATTTAGAAAGTGCATATCCTGATGAAACATTTGAAACAGCTAATCATTTAAATGTACCTGATTATGTTTGGGATCATGTTTTAGAACATGTATTATATGGTAAAACTATCCAAGGAAAATACCAAAGAAATGAACCTGTTGATGTTATCCATGTTAAAAATATTAAAGAAGAACCAGATTTATTAAAAATGGCTCCTTCTGTTTGGAGTAAAATTTTTAAAAGAGAATTAATCATGGACAAGAATATTCGTTATCAGCCATTTGTTTCTGGGGACGATTTAGCATTTACTTTAGAAACTCTTCTTAAAGCTAATGGAATTGTATATTTAAATAATTTCATGTGTTATGATTATTATGTACGTGATTTACCTGATGACAAGTCCATTACTAATAATGTTAATGTTAGATTCCTTGGAGATTTAATGGATTCTTATATTTATGCTAGACAGTGTACCGAAAGATTTTCTAAAGATATTCAGACAATTTCAGTAAATCCTCATTTAATTTATTGGATGCATACTTGGAAGAACTCTCCATTTACCAAAGATGAAAATAAATTATTATTAAGTAAAGTTGAGAAGCTTAAAAAGATTCACAAAAGTGATTTAAAAACTAAAATGTTATTATCTTCTATGACAACAGCTATTGAATCTGCAATTAAAATACATAAGGAGTAA